TTTAGAAACTTGTCTTGAACCAGTAATTTATTATTGTAAAACACAAAGTTCTCATTCTTAGAAAACCTTGATAGGAACGGGCTTTTCTTATTGACACATAAAGGGACAAGTCTTTATAATGAATTTAAGCTTAAGGTTCGGACTTAAGCTCGCAGAGAGCTACAGGAACATCAGTGGGAGATGTTCCTCAAAAGAGAAAATCGCCAATTGGATAATGGAAGTTCAATTGGCAAGAGACAAGCGGACGGGCGCTGGCATTAGAAGCTAGTGCCTTTAGTCTTTCTTGGAGGAATTTTTTTGAAAAGAGTTATGGTCTTCATAGACGGGAATAACTTTGAGAAAGCTGTAACCAACTTATATAGTGGGAGTCAGCAGAGAATTGATTATTCCAAACTAGCCAACTATTTAGCTGGAAAGCGAAATGGTAATTTACAAAGATTATATTATTACACCGCGGCAAGTAACAACGATAAACAAAAGGCAGCTTCTACTAAGAATTTTGTGGATACTTTAAACAAACAGGTTCCTAATTGCATTGCCAAAATTGGTTATTTACAGGTTGTTGGAAAGGATGCTAGTGGTCAAGATATTTACACCGAGAAAGGCACTGATGTTAACATCGCTGTAGATTTAGTGTCTTTAGCGTTTTTCAATGCCTACGATGAAGCAATCCTGTTAAGTGCCGATACTGATTACGAACCGGCCGTCAATATGGTTAGGCAGTTTGGAAAAACGGTAGTATTAGGCATTGTAGACAGGCAAAAGGCTGGATA
This genomic interval from Desulforamulus reducens MI-1 contains the following:
- a CDS encoding NYN domain-containing protein, producing the protein MKRVMVFIDGNNFEKAVTNLYSGSQQRIDYSKLANYLAGKRNGNLQRLYYYTAASNNDKQKAASTKNFVDTLNKQVPNCIAKIGYLQVVGKDASGQDIYTEKGTDVNIAVDLVSLAFFNAYDEAILLSADTDYEPAVNMVRQFGKTVVLGIVDRQKAGYLKGLCDDHISLQIADLDQVKR